From the genome of Campylobacter sp. RM16189, one region includes:
- the rpsO gene encoding 30S ribosomal protein S15: MALDSAKKAEIVAKFARKENDTGSPEVQIALLTARIAELTEHLKIYKKDFSSRLGLLKLVGRRKRLLKYLKEKDYTAYSKLIAELNLRDK, from the coding sequence ATGGCTTTGGATTCGGCTAAAAAAGCAGAAATTGTTGCGAAATTCGCTAGAAAAGAGAACGATACAGGTTCGCCTGAGGTTCAAATAGCTCTTCTTACTGCAAGAATTGCGGAGCTTACAGAGCATTTAAAAATTTACAAAAAAGACTTCTCCTCACGCCTTGGCTTACTTAAATTAGTAGGTCGCAGAAAACGTCTTTTAAAATATCTTAAAGAAAAAGATTATACAGCATACTCAAAACTAATAGCTGAGCTAAATCTAAGAGATAAGTAA
- a CDS encoding Rrf2 family transcriptional regulator, with protein sequence MLFTKASEYAMLSLIYISQKSSPVDVDTMSNELGISKSFLAKILQSLAKEGVLISFKGANGGFLLADVPENISIKKIIESAEKRKTAVFECSISHDDCPTNKGAICQIWSTFNALQIQLDDFLDAIKLSDIIKK encoded by the coding sequence TTGCTTTTTACAAAAGCCAGTGAATACGCTATGCTATCACTTATCTATATTTCACAAAAGAGCTCTCCCGTGGATGTAGATACGATGTCAAACGAGCTTGGAATTTCAAAGAGCTTTTTGGCAAAAATTTTACAAAGTCTTGCAAAAGAAGGTGTTTTGATTTCGTTTAAGGGGGCAAACGGAGGATTTTTATTAGCTGATGTGCCTGAAAATATCAGTATAAAAAAAATTATTGAGAGCGCCGAAAAGAGAAAGACGGCAGTGTTTGAATGCTCTATATCTCATGATGATTGCCCTACTAATAAGGGTGCTATATGTCAAATTTGGTCTACTTTTAATGCCTTGCAGATTCAGCTTGATGATTTTTTAGATGCTATAAAACTATCAGATATTATTAAGAAGTAG
- the flhA gene encoding flagellar biosynthesis protein FlhA: protein MAKQKRNILTLVAPFLEPIIRLRGLVIVAVIVAILAIIIVPLPPAILDFFLALSISISVLIILISVYVPKPTDLSTFPTLILIITLFRLSLNIATTRMILSEGHNGPDAVSEIISSFGQFVVGGNYVIGVIVFCILVIINFMVVTKGSTRVSEVQARFTLDAMPGKQMAIDADLNAGLIDEKTARERREAIIAEANFYGAMDGSSKFIKGDAVAGIIITIINIVGGFLIGSFQHGLDMTSAAQMYTILTIGDGLVSQIPGLITSTATAIIITRASKDEENFAEGVLTQLLSEYKTLLIVGFILFVFALVPGLPTLSLGFMGLLFLGIGYIMKETKEGKLFTTQAKKTEEQVQNEAKAQAQKIPKKSDEEIAREEEAKINDILKLEILELDLGYGLLKLADNDLIERIRAMRRNIATQLGFLMPKIRIRDNLQLPPNEYRFKLKGVVIGQGEIYADKFLAMDSGLVSDSIQGIATKEPAFGLDALWIDSNVKEDAILSGYTIVDPASVISTHMSELIKQNAAELLTRQEVQNLLDKLKKDYPIIVEDTLRIAPIGLVQKVLKILLKDSIPIKDMLSILEALSDIAEVSKNMDMIIEHVRASLSRVITSLYVDENGQLRFYILETASQQKLLDAVQYKDGVYHLMINVAQTSAIVQALRDARTKRPISEYGPMVLCVEPSLRKFIADICTNFGIDIVVLSFAEVSANTPFETVGTIEIENL, encoded by the coding sequence TTGGCTAAACAAAAGCGTAATATTTTAACACTGGTGGCACCTTTTTTAGAGCCTATTATTAGATTAAGGGGCTTGGTTATAGTAGCGGTTATAGTTGCTATACTTGCTATTATAATAGTACCTTTGCCACCGGCTATTCTTGACTTTTTTCTTGCGCTTTCGATATCTATTTCTGTGCTTATTATATTAATTTCGGTATATGTACCAAAACCTACCGATTTAAGCACCTTTCCTACGCTCATACTGATAATAACCCTTTTTAGATTATCGTTAAATATAGCTACTACTCGTATGATTTTAAGCGAGGGACACAATGGTCCGGATGCGGTAAGCGAGATAATATCAAGCTTTGGACAGTTTGTTGTAGGCGGAAACTATGTAATCGGGGTAATTGTATTTTGCATCTTGGTTATTATAAATTTTATGGTTGTAACTAAGGGATCAACCCGTGTTTCAGAGGTTCAAGCCCGCTTTACTCTTGATGCGATGCCCGGTAAGCAGATGGCGATAGATGCCGATCTAAACGCGGGATTGATTGATGAAAAAACCGCAAGAGAGCGCCGCGAAGCCATTATAGCGGAAGCAAATTTTTACGGTGCGATGGACGGTTCGTCTAAATTTATAAAAGGCGATGCGGTAGCCGGTATTATTATTACTATTATAAATATAGTTGGCGGATTTTTGATAGGCTCATTTCAGCATGGACTTGATATGACTAGCGCAGCTCAGATGTATACTATTTTAACTATAGGAGATGGGCTTGTTAGTCAAATTCCAGGCCTTATTACCTCTACTGCAACCGCTATAATCATTACAAGAGCGAGCAAGGATGAAGAGAATTTCGCAGAAGGTGTGCTAACTCAGCTTTTAAGCGAGTATAAAACTCTTTTGATAGTTGGATTTATACTTTTTGTCTTTGCCTTAGTGCCCGGGCTTCCAACTCTTTCGCTCGGGTTTATGGGGCTTTTGTTTTTAGGAATTGGCTATATAATGAAAGAGACGAAAGAGGGCAAATTGTTTACGACTCAAGCTAAAAAAACAGAAGAGCAAGTCCAAAATGAAGCAAAGGCTCAAGCTCAAAAAATTCCTAAAAAAAGCGATGAAGAGATAGCTAGAGAAGAAGAAGCCAAGATAAATGATATATTAAAACTTGAAATTTTAGAGCTTGATCTTGGGTATGGATTATTAAAACTAGCGGATAACGATCTGATAGAGAGAATTAGAGCGATGAGAAGAAATATCGCGACTCAGCTTGGATTTTTGATGCCAAAGATTAGAATTCGCGATAATTTGCAACTTCCTCCAAATGAGTATCGTTTCAAGCTTAAGGGCGTAGTGATAGGTCAGGGTGAAATTTATGCGGATAAATTTCTTGCCATGGACAGCGGACTGGTAAGCGATAGTATACAAGGAATAGCTACTAAAGAGCCTGCGTTTGGTCTTGATGCGTTATGGATAGACTCAAACGTAAAAGAAGATGCGATTTTAAGCGGATACACTATAGTTGATCCTGCAAGCGTAATTTCAACTCACATGAGTGAGCTTATAAAACAAAATGCAGCAGAGCTCCTTACTCGTCAAGAGGTTCAAAATCTGCTTGATAAACTTAAAAAAGATTATCCTATAATAGTTGAAGATACTTTAAGGATTGCTCCAATAGGGCTAGTCCAAAAGGTCTTAAAAATACTTTTAAAAGATAGCATTCCAATTAAGGATATGCTAAGTATCCTAGAGGCGCTTAGCGATATTGCCGAAGTGAGTAAAAATATGGATATGATAATAGAGCATGTTCGTGCAAGTCTTTCTCGCGTTATTACATCTTTATATGTTGACGAAAATGGACAGCTTAGATTTTATATCCTTGAGACAGCCTCCCAGCAAAAGCTTCTTGACGCCGTGCAGTATAAAGATGGCGTATATCATCTGATGATAAATGTGGCTCAAACTTCCGCTATCGTGCAGGCTCTTCGTGATGCAAGAACCAAGCGTCCGATATCAGAATATGGCCCAATGGTTCTTTGTGTAGAGCCAAGTTTGAGAAAATTTATAGCAGATATATGCACAAATTTTGGTATCGATATCGTGGTATTAAGCTTTGCTGAGGTATCTGCAAACACACCTTTTGAAACTGTCGGTACTATTGAAATTGAAAATTTATAA
- a CDS encoding 3'-to-5' oligoribonuclease B, with protein sequence MQIYHLSHTDLDGYGAQTITNHYFKDIKFYNSNYGKEIDEKFSEILSNLGDEKSLILITDLNLTLAQCEEFEKSLVSKNAKLILLDHHQSGAECASKFDWYFLDSSRCATKITHDFFSAIYGVDERLKKFSDVVNAVDIWLKDDKDFEMGKVCLGLIANAKEINKVMFEEQSTKYMFYLIERAREFFNGKNDYIGLDEAVFKFKKDFFRNQKDDTLSNLISDYVVNLLTKNRERFEIKYNEFRGILTYNIGNTSVIGNDFLVENNDIDFFIDVTSKKTLSFRANGKVDVSQMAKNLVGGGGHVNASGGMFAGFKDSFNYENIKAQMVDLITKKTLEKEQKEI encoded by the coding sequence ATGCAAATTTACCACTTGTCGCATACCGATTTAGACGGATATGGCGCACAAACAATAACAAATCACTATTTTAAAGATATAAAATTTTATAATTCAAATTATGGTAAAGAGATAGATGAAAAATTTAGTGAAATTTTATCAAATTTAGGCGATGAAAAATCCTTAATATTAATAACGGATCTAAATTTAACTCTTGCTCAATGTGAAGAGTTTGAAAAGTCTTTAGTGAGTAAAAATGCTAAACTTATACTGCTTGATCATCACCAAAGCGGAGCCGAATGCGCTAGCAAATTTGACTGGTATTTTCTGGATAGCTCAAGATGTGCCACAAAGATAACTCATGATTTTTTCTCCGCTATTTATGGAGTGGATGAGAGGCTTAAAAAATTTAGCGATGTAGTAAATGCTGTCGATATTTGGCTAAAAGACGATAAAGATTTTGAGATGGGTAAGGTTTGTCTAGGTCTTATAGCAAATGCAAAAGAGATAAACAAGGTGATGTTTGAGGAACAGAGCACCAAATATATGTTTTATCTGATTGAAAGGGCGCGCGAGTTTTTTAACGGTAAAAACGACTATATAGGGCTTGATGAGGCTGTTTTTAAATTTAAAAAAGATTTTTTTAGAAACCAAAAAGATGATACGCTAAGTAACCTAATATCGGATTATGTTGTAAATCTACTCACTAAAAACAGAGAGAGATTTGAGATAAAATATAATGAATTCAGAGGAATTTTAACTTATAATATCGGAAATACGTCCGTTATCGGAAACGACTTTTTGGTGGAGAATAACGATATTGACTTTTTTATCGATGTTACTAGCAAAAAAACGCTTAGTTTTCGTGCAAACGGAAAGGTTGACGTAAGCCAAATGGCTAAGAATTTAGTCGGCGGAGGCGGACATGTAAATGCCAGCGGAGGGATGTTTGCCGGCTTTAAAGATAGCTTTAATTATGAGAATATTAAGGCTCAGATGGTAGATCTGATAACTAAAAAAACTTTAGAAAAAGAACAAAAGGAGATATGA
- the cmoB gene encoding tRNA 5-methoxyuridine(34)/uridine 5-oxyacetic acid(34) synthase CmoB, which translates to MVDLQSIRAVKLKELEGKAYAPIIKEISELAPCESIVKFADAVEIDTNLNQEEREKILQTALNLRSWRKGPFRIDDTFIDAEWRSFIKFNILKPYLDLEGKVVGDIGCNNGYYLFKMLPFGTKKLVGFDPGIMTFLQFKFINHFVRSNISYELLGVEHLPYYEHKFDTLFCLGVIYHRSDPVKMLKDLKLSLNPSGELFLDTMYIDMDGDFALTPKQTYSKISNIYFVPTISALINWCERANFKDIKILATKETDFKEQRKTEWILGQSLENFLDLNNPKLTIEGYPAPRRVYLKLKI; encoded by the coding sequence ATGGTTGATTTGCAGAGCATTAGAGCTGTGAAATTGAAAGAGCTTGAAGGAAAGGCTTACGCACCCATTATAAAAGAGATTTCAGAGCTTGCGCCTTGTGAAAGCATTGTAAAATTTGCAGATGCTGTTGAAATAGATACAAATTTAAACCAAGAAGAGCGAGAAAAGATACTGCAAACGGCTTTAAATTTACGCTCTTGGCGCAAAGGACCTTTTAGGATAGATGATACATTTATCGATGCTGAGTGGAGAAGCTTTATTAAGTTTAATATCTTAAAGCCGTATCTTGATTTAGAGGGCAAAGTCGTAGGTGATATAGGCTGCAATAACGGATATTATCTCTTTAAAATGTTGCCATTTGGCACCAAGAAGCTAGTGGGCTTTGATCCTGGCATTATGACATTTTTACAGTTTAAATTTATAAATCACTTTGTGCGCTCCAATATATCTTATGAGTTGCTTGGAGTTGAGCATCTGCCATATTATGAACATAAATTTGATACCTTATTCTGTCTTGGTGTGATCTATCATAGAAGCGATCCTGTAAAAATGCTAAAGGATCTAAAGCTATCTTTAAATCCGAGCGGAGAGCTGTTTTTGGATACGATGTATATAGATATGGATGGAGATTTTGCGCTTACTCCAAAGCAGACATATTCTAAAATTTCAAATATATATTTCGTTCCTACGATTAGTGCGCTCATAAACTGGTGCGAGCGTGCAAATTTTAAGGATATAAAAATTTTAGCTACTAAAGAGACAGACTTTAAAGAGCAGAGAAAGACCGAGTGGATATTGGGACAAAGTCTTGAAAATTTTCTTGATCTAAATAATCCAAAGCTAACTATAGAGGGCTACCCCGCTCCAAGACGTGTCTATTTGAAACTAAAAATTTAA
- a CDS encoding PaaI family thioesterase: protein MSDNIFDDSMQESVILPEDENPFRNELKTSPHINLSLSGSVVALGPNHAKTNFFATNEMVCDAQGLIHGGFVFSAASYAALASINETYSVMIGAKIHFYAPTMVNEMIEFDAHAHFGESKKREVRVIGKTKDIKVFEGTFQVVVLEDHILKIYKENIQKQATTRRAEERAKETSLKN, encoded by the coding sequence ATGAGTGATAATATTTTTGATGATAGTATGCAAGAGAGTGTGATTTTGCCTGAGGATGAAAATCCATTTCGCAATGAGCTTAAAACTTCTCCGCATATCAATTTAAGTTTAAGCGGCAGTGTAGTAGCCTTAGGTCCAAATCACGCTAAGACCAATTTTTTCGCGACTAACGAGATGGTGTGTGATGCACAGGGGCTTATACATGGAGGATTTGTTTTTTCTGCGGCTAGTTATGCTGCGCTTGCCTCTATCAACGAGACTTATAGTGTGATGATAGGGGCTAAAATTCACTTCTATGCTCCGACTATGGTCAATGAGATGATAGAATTTGATGCGCATGCACATTTTGGAGAGAGTAAAAAACGAGAGGTTAGAGTTATTGGAAAAACTAAAGATATAAAGGTTTTTGAAGGAACTTTCCAAGTGGTTGTTTTGGAAGATCATATATTAAAAATTTATAAAGAAAATATACAAAAACAAGCTACAACAAGACGTGCCGAAGAAAGAGCTAAAGAGACCAGTCTAAAAAATTAA
- a CDS encoding MBL fold metallo-hydrolase, translated as MKIICNTCGKYQTNCYIVSKNGLDLIIDPGESAYEFVIKNAANPVAILNTHGHFDHIFSNFGLKKFFNIDVFIHKEDKFMLENDVFRYGYKTVDDAIGIGGAKFEDVHFKIGDFDVTFLHFPGHTPGTCMIKVDDAIFSGDFIFMDSIGRYDFPFSEKHSMKLSLERCMKIDGDFILYPGHGEKTTLKYEQKNMGYWIDMIDGGGISELNYTTKLNY; from the coding sequence ATGAAAATAATATGTAACACTTGTGGCAAATATCAGACAAACTGCTATATAGTGTCAAAAAACGGACTCGATCTGATTATAGATCCGGGTGAATCAGCATACGAATTTGTTATTAAAAATGCAGCTAATCCTGTTGCGATTCTTAACACTCATGGACATTTTGATCATATTTTTTCAAACTTTGGCTTAAAAAAATTTTTTAATATTGATGTATTTATTCATAAAGAAGATAAATTTATGTTAGAAAATGACGTTTTTAGGTATGGATACAAAACTGTAGATGATGCTATAGGTATAGGTGGAGCAAAATTTGAAGATGTGCATTTCAAAATAGGAGATTTTGATGTTACTTTTTTACACTTTCCGGGTCATACTCCGGGAACTTGTATGATAAAAGTAGACGATGCGATCTTTAGTGGCGATTTTATATTTATGGATTCAATAGGAAGATACGATTTTCCTTTTTCAGAAAAACATAGTATGAAGTTAAGCCTTGAAAGATGCATGAAAATAGATGGAGATTTTATTTTATACCCCGGTCATGGTGAGAAAACTACTCTAAAATACGAACAAAAAAATATGGGCTATTGGATTGATATGATTGATGGGGGGGGTATTAGTGAGTTAAATTATACGACAAAGTTAAATTATTAA
- a CDS encoding NAD+ synthase — translation MVADYSRITIKLQDFLVNYLKTSGASNFLVGVSGGLDSAVVLTLCALAKPKNTHALIMPTKFSSKNNLNDALNLCKRLKVNYKIIYIEPIIQSFVDQISEDISKIRMGNLTARVRMCLLYDYSASINAIVVGTSNKSERMLGYGTIYGDMAYALNPIGELFKTEIFEFARFLNIDDSIISKAPSADFWENQSDEADIGYSYDQIDMVLKEICLKKNKEDLRKIFDEKLVDTVFSRMRANEFKLKMPPIADLNIN, via the coding sequence ATGGTCGCGGATTATAGCAGAATTACTATTAAATTACAAGACTTTTTAGTGAATTATTTAAAGACAAGTGGCGCAAGTAACTTTTTGGTGGGTGTTAGCGGAGGACTTGATTCCGCTGTGGTTTTGACTCTTTGTGCACTAGCTAAGCCAAAAAATACCCATGCCCTGATAATGCCAACTAAATTTTCAAGTAAAAACAATCTAAATGATGCTTTAAATCTTTGCAAAAGGCTAAAAGTAAATTACAAAATAATATATATAGAACCTATAATTCAGAGCTTTGTAGATCAAATTTCAGAGGATATATCAAAGATAAGAATGGGAAATTTAACAGCAAGGGTTAGAATGTGCCTTCTTTATGATTATTCTGCCAGCATTAATGCCATAGTAGTAGGCACTAGTAACAAGAGTGAGAGGATGCTGGGTTATGGAACGATATATGGTGATATGGCATATGCACTTAATCCTATAGGAGAGCTTTTTAAGACTGAGATTTTTGAATTTGCTAGATTTTTAAATATAGATGATAGTATAATAAGCAAAGCACCTTCTGCCGATTTTTGGGAGAATCAAAGTGATGAAGCTGACATAGGATATAGCTATGATCAGATTGATATGGTATTAAAAGAGATATGTTTAAAGAAAAATAAGGAAGATTTGCGTAAAATTTTTGATGAAAAGTTGGTTGACACCGTATTTTCTAGAATGAGAGCAAATGAATTTAAACTTAAAATGCCGCCAATTGCGGATTTGAATATTAACTAA
- a CDS encoding DegT/DnrJ/EryC1/StrS aminotransferase family protein: MEEITFYKPSIDEQEIEAIKEAFKESGVSIVKKLEDRIKNYFNVKHAIATNNSAAAHHLALCSMDLKRGDKVICSVNSIPSVAQAVRHFDAEPIFVDINEDDFNINPNSLREVLKVHHHKKLKGIFVNHVAGQASDMDEMYKIAQEYDVKVFDDVGKGAGLRYNDQKIGSIEKSTISCFCIYSRLVNPIGTAGFLLTNNDDIASRARLLRNHAIVDGIDKDGNLGYIYDVVDIGVKYDITALCAAYSMAQFDKNDKFIKRRQEIAAIYDKELVDCPHIKTPIKKRDHVYVQYIIKVDKNRDSFAKEMLENGIHTALHYVPIHLLSYYKNKYALKVNAYPNALKSYQQILSLPIYNALKDEEVYRVCETIKEIAKHRV, encoded by the coding sequence ATGGAGGAGATTACTTTTTATAAGCCATCAATAGATGAGCAGGAAATAGAGGCTATTAAAGAGGCTTTTAAAGAGAGCGGTGTTTCTATAGTTAAAAAGCTTGAAGATAGAATAAAAAATTATTTTAACGTTAAGCATGCTATCGCTACAAATAATTCAGCCGCCGCACATCATCTCGCTCTTTGCTCAATGGATTTAAAAAGAGGGGATAAAGTAATATGCTCTGTAAACTCCATACCAAGCGTTGCTCAAGCTGTTAGACACTTTGATGCCGAGCCTATATTCGTAGATATTAACGAGGATGATTTTAATATAAATCCAAATTCTTTAAGAGAGGTGTTAAAGGTTCACCATCATAAAAAATTAAAAGGAATTTTTGTCAATCATGTGGCGGGTCAAGCGTCCGATATGGACGAGATGTATAAGATTGCCCAAGAGTATGATGTAAAGGTTTTTGATGATGTAGGAAAAGGGGCAGGGTTAAGGTATAATGATCAAAAAATAGGCTCTATAGAAAAATCTACAATATCTTGCTTTTGCATATATTCTAGGCTAGTAAACCCTATAGGGACTGCCGGATTTTTATTGACAAACAATGATGATATAGCAAGTCGCGCCAGACTTCTTAGAAATCATGCGATAGTAGATGGTATAGATAAAGATGGAAATTTAGGATATATCTATGATGTTGTAGATATTGGTGTAAAATATGATATAACGGCGCTTTGCGCAGCATATTCTATGGCTCAGTTTGACAAAAACGATAAATTTATAAAAAGACGTCAGGAGATAGCAGCCATATATGATAAAGAGCTAGTTGACTGCCCTCATATAAAGACACCTATTAAAAAAAGAGACCATGTTTATGTTCAATATATAATAAAAGTTGATAAAAATCGCGATAGTTTTGCTAAAGAGATGCTTGAAAACGGCATTCATACAGCATTACACTATGTTCCTATACATCTTTTAAGCTACTATAAAAATAAATACGCTCTTAAGGTTAATGCTTATCCAAATGCCTTAAAATCTTATCAGCAGATACTTTCTTTACCTATTTATAACGCATTAAAAGATGAAGAGGTTTATAGGGTTTGCGAGACTATAAAAGAGATAGCTAAGCACCGTGTTTAA
- a CDS encoding tetraacyldisaccharide 4'-kinase: MFKRFAHSFAQRYFYSPNLPCKLVAILLLPISLLYLVVVWLKFKLASKKDFHIPIISIGNLTLGGSGKTPLCMAIANEFEGGFIILRGYKRASKGLKKICINGEILTDVKTSGDEAMEYAKSVKNANVIVSENRDEAINLARSLKARYVLLDDGFSKFHIKKLNILIKPSHEPYFDFVIPSGAYRYPKSFYKFADRIVQEGVDFTRESEIINPSDRMVLVTAIANPARLSPFYEKCIGREFFEDHHSFTKGELEAILKRYKATSLLVTKKDFVKIEEFGLPISLITLKTTLSSDFKELIKATL, translated from the coding sequence GTGTTTAAGAGGTTTGCGCATAGTTTTGCGCAGCGGTATTTTTATAGCCCGAATTTGCCCTGCAAACTCGTTGCCATACTGCTTTTGCCTATTAGTTTGCTCTACCTTGTCGTTGTTTGGCTCAAATTTAAGCTTGCTTCCAAGAAAGATTTTCATATACCGATAATAAGCATCGGAAATTTAACCCTAGGCGGAAGCGGAAAAACTCCTCTTTGTATGGCTATAGCAAACGAATTTGAGGGCGGTTTTATCATCCTTAGAGGATATAAGCGCGCCTCAAAAGGGCTTAAAAAAATTTGCATAAACGGCGAAATTCTAACCGATGTCAAAACAAGCGGCGATGAGGCGATGGAGTATGCAAAAAGCGTTAAAAACGCAAATGTCATCGTAAGCGAAAACCGCGATGAAGCCATAAATTTAGCTCGCAGTCTTAAAGCCAGATACGTCTTGCTTGATGACGGCTTTTCTAAATTTCACATCAAAAAACTTAACATCCTCATTAAGCCCTCGCACGAGCCATATTTTGATTTCGTTATACCAAGCGGTGCTTATAGATATCCTAAGAGCTTTTATAAATTTGCAGACCGTATCGTGCAAGAAGGAGTTGATTTCACTCGAGAAAGCGAAATTATTAACCCAAGCGATAGGATGGTTTTAGTTACCGCCATAGCAAATCCAGCAAGACTTAGCCCGTTTTATGAAAAGTGCATAGGGCGAGAGTTCTTTGAGGATCATCATAGCTTTACCAAAGGCGAGCTTGAAGCGATTTTAAAGCGTTATAAAGCCACTTCGCTACTAGTTACTAAAAAAGATTTCGTAAAGATAGAGGAATTTGGCTTGCCGATATCTCTAATCACTCTTAAAACGACTCTTTCAAGCGATTTTAAAGAGCTTATCAAAGCTACTCTCTAG
- the argB gene encoding acetylglutamate kinase: MQKNIKTAEIIVSALPYIQKFRDKIFVIKYGGAAQIDEKLKNDFARDIALLHLVGIKVVIVHGGGKKINSMLEKLDIKSEFVDGLRVTDEATMEVVEMVLSGLINKEITALLNKHGAKAIGISGKDANMLNAVKSDSGKYGFVGDITDVDENIVLNLLKEGFVPVIAPIATDKNANSYNINADLCASAIACKLKAEKIMFLTDTAGILDGEKNLISKLDEASINELKNSGVISGGMIPKVDAALACVKSGVKNSHIIDGRLPHSILLELFTDDGIGTMIR, from the coding sequence TTGCAAAAAAATATCAAAACAGCCGAAATTATCGTATCCGCACTCCCGTATATACAAAAATTTAGAGATAAAATTTTCGTCATCAAATATGGTGGCGCAGCGCAAATAGACGAAAAGCTAAAAAACGACTTCGCGCGCGATATAGCCTTACTGCATTTAGTAGGCATAAAAGTGGTGATCGTGCACGGCGGAGGCAAAAAGATAAACTCCATGCTTGAAAAACTTGATATCAAAAGCGAATTTGTAGACGGACTAAGAGTGACCGATGAAGCGACGATGGAAGTAGTCGAGATGGTGTTAAGCGGGCTAATAAACAAAGAGATAACCGCTCTTTTAAACAAGCATGGCGCAAAAGCCATAGGCATAAGCGGCAAGGATGCTAATATGCTAAATGCGGTCAAGTCAGATAGCGGCAAATACGGCTTTGTGGGCGATATCACCGATGTAGATGAAAATATCGTGCTAAATTTGCTCAAAGAGGGCTTTGTGCCCGTTATCGCGCCTATCGCAACCGATAAAAACGCAAACAGCTACAACATCAACGCCGATCTTTGCGCAAGCGCGATAGCATGCAAACTAAAAGCCGAAAAGATAATGTTTTTAACGGATACGGCAGGAATTTTAGACGGAGAAAAAAATCTTATAAGCAAGCTTGATGAAGCAAGCATAAATGAGCTTAAAAACTCAGGCGTAATAAGCGGAGGCATGATACCAAAAGTAGATGCCGCACTTGCTTGCGTAAAAAGCGGAGTTAAAAACTCACATATCATAGACGGCAGACTGCCCCACTCCATACTTCTTGAGCTATTTACCGATGACGGAATAGGAACGATGATAAGATGA
- the cutA gene encoding divalent cation tolerance protein CutA yields MKFVITSCDKKGAKKLSKKLIKRKFAACVSVIKAKSTYVWEGEICCEKERILLIKTDKKFKKISKFIKSNHSYELPEIALIKADGALKKYAKWVRKSTKGKK; encoded by the coding sequence ATGAAATTTGTGATAACTTCCTGCGATAAAAAAGGCGCAAAAAAACTTTCAAAAAAACTCATAAAGCGTAAATTCGCAGCTTGTGTAAGCGTGATAAAAGCTAAAAGTACCTATGTATGGGAAGGGGAAATTTGCTGCGAAAAAGAGAGAATTTTACTCATAAAAACGGATAAAAAATTTAAAAAAATAAGCAAATTTATAAAATCCAACCACAGCTACGAGCTTCCTGAAATCGCACTTATAAAAGCTGACGGTGCGCTTAAAAAATACGCAAAATGGGTTAGAAAATCGACAAAAGGCAAAAAATGA